One Calypte anna isolate BGI_N300 unplaced genomic scaffold, bCalAnn1_v1.p scaffold_89_arrow_ctg1, whole genome shotgun sequence genomic window, gaccaaaaaaccccaataattgaataaaataaattaaaaaaagagccCAGAAACCCCAaatataggggaaaaaaagagcagaaaccccaaatatagggaaaaaaacccaccagaaaatccaaatatagggaaaaaaagagaccaaaaaccccaatgattgaataaaataaataaaaaagagcccagaaaacccaaatataggggaaaaaaagagaccaaaaaaccccaataatggaataaaataaataaaaaaaggagatcCCAGAAACCCcaaatatagggaaaaaaaacaccagaaaatccaaatatagggaaaaaaagagaccaaaaaaccccaatgattgaataaaataaataaaaaagagcccagaaaacccaaatatagggaaaaaaaagagcagaaaccccaaatataaaggaaaaaaacccacccgAAAATCCAAatataggggaaaaaagagaccaaaaaacctaaatatagggaaaaaaaaagagacccaGAAAACCCCAataatggaataaaataaataaaaaaaggagatcCCAGAAACCCcaaatatagggaaaaaaaccaccagaaaatccaaatatagggaaaaaaagagaccaaaaaaccccaataattgaataaaataaataaaaaagagccCAGAAACCCcaaatatagggaaaaaaaagacaccatgCAAAACCccaataatggaaaaaaaataaataacaaaaagagaGCCCAGAAACCCcaaatatagggaaaaaaaagagcagaaaccccaaatataaaggaaaaaaacccaccagaaaatccaaatatagggaaaaaaagagaccaaaaaccccaatgattgaataaaataaataaaaaagagcccagaaaacccaaatatagggaaaaaaagagaccaaaaaacctaaatatagggaaaaaaaaaaaagagacccaGAAAACCCCAataatggaataaaataaataaaaatacgATCCCAGAAACCccaaatataggaaaaaaaccccacaagaaaCCCCcaaatatattgaaaaataaataaaataaaataaaaggggggGATGGGCGGGGTTGGggatgagagaaaacaaaagaagtgtcaaaaaacctgattttttttttaatttcttttttttcggAGCGATAAGAGCCGAGCCCGGGGGATTCTGGGAGATTTTAATAAACCCCAGGCTGGGAAATTtaatcaaaaaaccccaagagtTCATCAGAttattggggggggggaagggaagggggaggattTTTAACCCttggagggatggagaaggagcCAGGGATGGAAATTTGGGGGGAATTTGGGAGTTTTAGGGAAATCCCAACcctgggttgtggtttttttttttaatttttggggggttttttaaagggtttttggGTTTCTGGGTGAGGGTTGAAGGGGGGCTTGGAAGTGGATGGGATTTGGgtcatggaatgggttgggttggaagaaccTTGGAGCCACCTTGGATGATCCATGGGATGATCCTGGAGGTGTCCAAGGTGCAGTTGGATGGGATTGGAGCCACCTGGGATGGTTGGAGGTGTCCCCACCCATGGGAGACGTTTGGAAGTGGATGGGATttaaatcatggaatggtttgggttggaagaaccTTGGAACCCACTTGGATGATCCATGAGATGATCCTGGAGGTGCCCAAGGTgcagttggatggggcttggagccacctgggaggtgtccccaccCATGGGAGATGTTTGATGAGCTTtggatcatggaatggtttgggttggaagggactttaaagccCCCTTGGATGATCCATGGGATGATCCTGGAGGTGCCCAAGGTGCAGTTGGATGGGATTGGAGCCACCTGGGATGGTTGGAGGTGTCCCCACCCATGGGAGACGTTTGGAAGTGGATGGGATTTAAATCATGGAATGGTATGGGTTGGAAGAACCTTGGAACCCACTTGGATGATCCATGGGATGATCCTGGAGGTGTCCAAGGTgcagttggatggggcttggagcaccctgggatAGTTGGAGGTGTTGGGAGAAGGATGGAAGTGGATGAGCTTtggatcatggaatggtttgggttggaaggaaccatGGATCCTCCTTGGATGATCCATGGGATGATCCTGGAGGTGTCCAAGGTgcagttggatggggcttggagccacctgggaggtgtccccaccCATGGGAGATGTTTGATGAGCTTtggatcatggaatggtttgggttggaagggactttaaagccCCCTTGGATGATCCATGGGATGATCCTGGAGGTGTCCAAGGTGCAGCTGGATGGGATTGGAGCCACCTGGGATGGTTGGAGGTGTCCCCACCCATGGGAGACGTTTGGAAGTGGATGGGATttaaatcatggaatggtttgggttggaagaaccTTGGAACCCACTTGGATGATCCATGGGATGATCCTGGAGGTGTCCAAGGTgcagttggatggggcttggagcaccctgggatAGTTGGAGGTGTTGGGAGAAGGATGGAAGTGGATGAGCTTtggatcatggaatggtttgggttggaaggaaccatGGATCCTCCTTGGATGATCCATGGGATGATCCTGGAGGTGTCCAAGGTgcagttggatggggcttggagccacctgggaggtgtccccaccCATGGGAGATGTTTGATGAGCTTtggatcatggaatggtttgggttggaagggactttaaagccCCCTTGGATGATCCATGGGATGATCCTGGAGGTGTCCAAGGTGCAGCTGGATGGGATTGGAGCCACCTGGGATGGTTGGAGGTGTCCCCACCCATGGGAGACGTTTGGAAGTGGATGGGATttaaatcatggaatggtttgggttggaagaaccTTGGAACCCACTTGGATGATCCATGAGATGATCCTGGAGGTGTCCAAGGTgcagttggatggggcttggagcaccctgggatAGTTGGAGGTGTTGGGAGAAGGATGGAAGTGGATGAGCTTtggatcatggaatggtttgggttggaaggaaccatGGATCCTCCTTGGATGATCCATGGGATGATCCTGGAGGTGTCCAAGGTgcagttggatggggcttggagccacctgggaggtgtccccaccCATGGGAGATGTTTGATGAGCTTtggatcatggaatggtttgggttggaagggactttaaagccCCCTTGGATGATCCATGGGATGATCCTGGAGGTGTCCAAGGTGCAGTTGGATGGGATTGGAGCCACCTGGGATGGTTGGAGGTGTTGGGAGAAGGATGGAAGTGGATGAGCTTtggatcatggaatggtttgggttggaaggaaccatGGATCCTCCTTGGATGATCCATGAGGTGATCCTGGAGGTGTTCCTGGAGGTTGGATGGGATTTGGAgctccctggaggtgtccctgcccataggAAAAGGATGGAAGTGGATGAGCTTtggatcatggaatggtttgggttggaaggaatcaTGGAGCCCTGGGATGATGCAGGagatgatcctggaggtctccaaggtgaggttggatggggctgggagcaccctgggaggtgtccccagcCATGGGAGATGTTTGGAAGTGGATGAGCTttaaatcatggaatgggttgggatggaagggaccttaaagcccacCTGGATGATCCATGAGATGATCCTGGAGGTTTCCCTGGAGGTCGGATGGGGATGGGAGCAGCTTGGGATGTTGGGAGGTGTTGGGAGAAGGATGGAAGTGGATGAGCTttaaatcatggaatggtttgggttggaagggaccttaaagccccctTGGATGATCCATGGGATGATCCTGGATGTGTCCAAgtccaggtgggatggggcttggagcaccctgggagATGTTTGGGATTGGATGATCCTCAGgatcccttcccccccccccccaatttttattattttaatgaatattttcattagcattttatttttattaccattaTTTATCGTTATTTCATCATCATTAGTTTTAATTACCATTTTTATGAgttttattacttattattttaatactatttttattagtgttttatttttattactatgtctcattattttatcattattaatttttaattatttttattcctttctatttatgtattttttttagcattttcatttttattaccattctttctcattattttatcattattattatttttaattatcattattatttttaattatcattattatttttaattatcattattattttttaattatcattattatttttaattatcattattatttttaattatcattattatttttaattatcattattatttttaattatcatttttattatttttattactttttattacctttatgaatatttttattagcattttaatttttatttctatttctcattcttttagcattattaatttttaattatcatcATCATTGTTATTAataatctttattatttttatgcttttattactttttattatttttatgaatatttttattagcatttttattttttaattatattattcCTCATTATTTTCTCATCATTATCATTTTTAAATACCATTCTTAAtcatccccctcccccccaggtttcctccccaccccaatCATCCTCTCCCCCTCAAGGGGGGGATTTTTCCCCCTGGGTTTATCCAGGAGGATTTATCCCAATCCCACTTTATGAGTTCCGGGAAGATTCCGGGTGTTTCACAACCATTCCATTAATCctcattttattacttttcccTCCTCAAATGACAAAACGGAATCTCCGGAGCCACCTTTTTACATcccaatttttttatttcctcagcaccagctgctccGGATTCCGGGATTTTAGtccttttggttttattccgGAAAGGCACAAAAAGCTtctcccccccccaaccccccgTCCCCTTCTCCACCCTCTTGGAGGGCTCCAGAAGTTCCTTCCATGAGGAAAAACCTCTGGATGAGGGGACACAaagctctgtcctgctgggaCAAGAAATTTTGGGATGCTCCATGGGGAAGGATCCCAATGTCAAGACCAGGAATCCCCCCCTGGAGGCCTCCAGAAGTTCCTTCCATGAGGAATTACCTCACAAAACCCCAGATGAGGGGACACAAAGCTCGGTCCTGCCGGGACAAGAAATTTTGGGATGCTCCATGGATGCCAGAAGGGATCCATGAAGGATCCCAATGTCAAGCCCAGGAATCACCCCCTGGAGGCCTCCAGAAATTCCTTCCATGAGGAAAAAACTcctggatgaggggacagaAAGCTCTGTCCTTCCGGGACAAGAAATTTCAGGATGCTCCATGGGGAAGGATCCCAATGTGAAGCCCAGGAATCCCCCCCTGGAGGCCTCCAGAAGTTCCTTCCATGAGGAAAAACCTCTGGATGAGGGGACACAAAGCTCGGTCCTGCTGGGACAAGAAATTTTGGGATGCTCCATGGATGCCAGAAGGGATCCATGAAGGATCCCAATGTCAAGCCCAGGAATCACCCCCTGGAGGCCTCCAGAAATTCCTTCCATGAGGAAAAACCTCTGGATGAGGGGACACAaagctctgtcctgctgggaCAAGAAATTTCAGGATGCTCCATGGGGAAGGATCCCAATGTCAAGACCAGGAATCCCCTCCTGGAGGCCTCCAGAAGTTCCTTCCATGAGGAATCACCTCACAAAACCCTGGATGAGGGGACACAaagctctgtcctgctgggaCAAGAAATTTCAGGATGCTCCATGGATCCCAGAAGGGATCCATGAAGGAATCCCTTGGATGCCAGAAGGGATCCCAATGTCAAGATCAGGAATCCCCTCCTGGAGGCCTCCAGAAGTTCTTTCCATGAGGAATTACCTCACAACCCCCTGGATGAGGGGACACAAAGCTCTGTCCTGCCGGGACAAGAAATTTCAGGATGCTCCATGGATACCAGAAGGGATCCATGAAGGATCCCAATGTCAAGCCCAGGAATCCCCCCCTGGAGGCCTCCAGAAGTTCCTTCCATGAGGAATTACCTCACAAAACCCCAGATGAGGGGACACAAAGCTCTGTCCTGCCGCGACAAGAAATTTTGGGATGCTCCATGGGGATCCTTCACATTGGAAAGATCCCAATGTGTGCTGGAAGCCCAGGAATCCCCTCCTGGAGGCCTCCAGAAGTTCCTTCCATGAGGAATTACCTCACAAAACCCCAGATGAGGGGACACAAAGCTCAGTCCTGCTGGGACAAGAAATTTCGGGATGCTCCATGGATCCCAGAAGGGATCCATGAAGGATCCCAATGTCAAGCCCAGGAATCCCCCCCTGGAGGCCTCCAGAAGTTCCTTCCATGAGGAATTACCTCACAAAACCGTGGATGAGGGGACACAAAGCTCTGTCCTGCCGCGACAAGAAATTTCGGGATGCTCCATGGGGATCCTTCACATTGGAAAGATCCCAATGTGTGCTAGAAGCCCAGGAATCCCCCCCTGGAGGGCTCCAAACATTCCTTCCATGAGGAATTACCTCACAAAACATCTGGATGAGGAGACACAAAGCTCTGTCCTGCCGGGACAAGAAATTTCGGGATGCTCCATGGGGAAGGATCCCAATATGAAGCCCAGGAATCTCCCCCTGGAGGCCTCCAGAAGTTCCTTCCGTGAGGAAAAACCTCTGGATGAGGGGACACAAAGCTCTGTCCTGCCAGGACAAGAAATTTCAGGATGTTCCATAGGGATCCTTCACATTGGAAAGATTCCTGGAAGCCCAGGAATTCCTCCCTGGAGGCCTCCAGAAGTTCCTTCCATGAGGAATTACCTCACAAAACCCTAGATGAGAGGACATAAATCTCTGTCCTGCTGGGACAAGAAATTTTGGGATGCTCCATGGGGATCCTTCACATTGGAAAGATCCCAATGTGTGCTGGAAGCCCAGGAATCACGCCCTGGAGGCCTCCAGAAGTTCCTTCCATGAGGAAAAACCTCTGGATGAGGGGACACAAAGCTCTGTCCTTCCGGGACAAGAAATTTCAGGATGCTCCATGGGGAAGGATCCCAATGTGAAGCCCAGGAATCCCCCCCTGGAGGCCTCCAGAAGTTCCTTCCATGAGGAAAAAACTCCTGGATGAGGGGACACAaagctctgtcctgctgggaCAAGAAATTTCAGGATGCTCCCTGGATCCCAGAAGGGATCCATGAAGGATCCCAATGTCAAGCCCAGGAATCCCCTCCTGGAGGGCTCCAAACATTCCGTCCATGAGGAAAAACCTCTGGATGAGGGGACACAAAGCTCTGTACTGCTGGGACAAGAAATTTCGGGATGCTCCATAGGGATCCTTCACATTGGAAAGATCCCAATGTGTGCTGGAAGGCCAGAAGTCCCCCCCTGGAGGCCTCCTGAAATTCCTTCCGTGAGGAATTACCTCACAAAACCCTGGATGAGAGGACATAAATCTCTGTCCTGCTGGGATAAGAAGTTTTGGGATGCTCCATAGGGATCCTTCacatcatggaatggtttgggttggaaggacccATGGAGCCCACTTGGATGATCCATGAGATGATCCTGGAGGTGTCCAAGGTGCAGTTGGATGGGACTGGGAGCCACCTGGGctggttggaggtgtccctgtccatgggaGATGTTTGGAagtggatgatctttaaggtcatggaatggtttggattggaagggaccttaaagcccacTTGGATGATCCATGagatgatcctggaggtctcCAAGGTgcagttggatggggcttggagcaccctgggctggtgggagttGTCCCTACAGGGGGGATTGGTTCTAAAGGGTCTTCAAGACCCACTCCCACCTAACGCATCCcacaagctgctgcttccccatcCCACCATCCCCTTCCCGAGCCTCATCCTGGGGCAGATGCTCCTCTCCCAAGCCTTTAACCCCAGGATCCTCTTTTTTTAGGCTCTTCCAGACCaagtgcagcagctgcttgAAGACCATCACCCCTTCAGAGCTGATCATGAAGGTCCTGGAGAACGTTTACCACGTCCACTGCTTCTCCTGCTGCGAGTGTGAGCGGAGCCTCCAGCCAGGAGATGAATTTGTCCTCAAGGaggggcagctcctctgccGCAGCGACTAcgagaaggagaaggagatgtTGAGTGCCatcagcccagcacccaccgaGTCGGGTGAGGGGCTGGGAAACTCGGGGAGAACCTCACAGAGGTCCCTGAGGAGGTGGAGGGACAgtgggatggagatggagagaggTGGAGGTCAGAGGATCCTTCCCTGTGGTGGTGGAGGTTGGAGGATCCTTGAAGTTGGAATATCCTTCCCTGTGGTGGTGGAGGTTGGAGGATCCTTCTCTCTGGTGGTCAAGGAGGTGTCAGGATGGTGACAGCTCATCTGAAGAGGGTTGGGTGGGCTTCTGGGGGACATCAGGGTGTGGACAACCCATGTCCAGGGTGGCTCTGTCCCCCCACAAGCCCCAGCTCATCCCACCACCTCCGTTCCACCGGGAATCCCAACCCGGAGGGCACAAAACTCATCTGATTCCCTCCCAATCCTCTCTCCAGGAGGTGGCTTGGAAACCCCACTCCCTGCTGaacctttttctcctccttgcagTGAAAAGTGAGGAAGAGGATGGCAGCCAATCCCATGGAAAAGGAAGTGAGGAAAACAAGGATCAGAAACGCTCCAAACGCCCTCGGACCATCCTGACCACCCAGCAGCGCCGGGCCTTCAAAGCTTCCTTTGAGGTCTCCTCCAAACCTTGCAGAAAGGTATCAGGAGCTCATTggatgccattttttttttttgggggggggggaatattTTAAGTGGGACTTGGAAAAGTTTTGATTCAGTTCTCCTGACTTTTTTGGACAGGTAAGAGAGACCCTGGCAGCCGAGACGGGGTTGACGGTGCGGGTGGTGCAGGTTTGGTTCCAGAACCAAAGAGCCAAGGTGAGTGagtgaagggtttttttgggatAAAAATGGGATCTGGAAGTGCCCAAAGTATCATCCAACCCAAAGTTGAACTTGGAAGTGTTGGGAGAAAACCCCCCCGAGGTGCTCCAGAaggagagtggtgctgaacggggctgcatccagttggcagccggtcactagtggtgtcccccagggatcagtgttgggcccagtgctgttcaatatctttattgatgattgagatgaggggattgagtccaaactcacagatgacaccaagctggggggagtgtggatcagctggaaggcaggagggctctgcagagggacctggacagactgcagagttgggatgatcccaaggggatgaggttcaacaaggccaagtgccaggtcctggaCTTATCCTGGTGACAACAACCCCAAAAGGtgcccagcagaaaaggcaaggcctttgacaccatctcccagaggattctcctgaaaaagccgtcagcccatggatcagccaggagcactctgtgctgggtcaggaactgctggaacgggcccagagagtggtgctgaacggggctgcatcaaaatggcagttgtggtgtccaaaatggcggctgtggtgtcccccagggatcagtgctgggcccagttctgttcaatatctttattgatgatttagatgaggggattgagtccatcatcagcaaactcacagatgacaccaagctgggggggagtgtggatcagctggaaggcaggagggctctgcagagggacctggagagactggagagttgggatgatcccaaggggatgaggttcaacacaacaaccccatggggagctccaggctgggcacagagtggcagaaagggacctgggattgccaggaagctgaagaggagccagcagtgcgcccaggtggccaagaattCCAGTGGCATCCTGGATCAGGAAGAGTTTGGCCAAGAGATCCAGGGAAAGgatttttcccagctctggtgaggccacagcttgagtcctgtgtccagttctgggcccctcagctcaggaaggagcttgaggtgctggagcaggtccagagaagagcaaggaggctgtgaagggatccagcagaattcctgtgaggaagggctgagggagctgggggtgttgaggcaGGGAACATTGAAGAGAAGATTGCAGGGAACATTTTAGGGGATATTTCAGGGAATGTTTCAGGGAACCTGAATCCCGAGCTCGCCCTCTCCCTGCAGATGAAGAAAATCGCccggaggcagcagcagcagcagcagcagcagcaggaccaggagcagctgggaccccccaggctggggacagggagggggacaggacggagcagcaggcagagcaacGATGACAGCGAAGGtgaggggacagcaggggacaggaagggatggaggggacaggcagagggcagcaggggatggaggggacagcaagggatggaggggatagaggggacagcaagggatggagggaatggaggggacagcaagggatggaggagacagcaggggatggaggggacagccaagggtacctgggctggt contains:
- the LOC103525338 gene encoding LIM homeobox transcription factor 1-beta-like; its protein translation is MKTEEAPSCLQEATPLLGFDPEAKMREVCAGCDSPISDRFLLRVNECSWHEGCVKCTICLQSLTGSCYWRNRQLYCKHDYEKLFQTKCSSCLKTITPSELIMKVLENVYHVHCFSCCECERSLQPGDEFVLKEGQLLCRSDYEKEKEMLSAISPAPTESVKSEEEDGSQSHGKGSEENKDQKRSKRPRTILTTQQRRAFKASFEVSSKPCRKVRETLAAETGLTVRVVQVWFQNQRAKMKKIARRQQQQQQQQQDQEQLGPPRLGTGRGTGRSSRQSNDDSEGAFVICWTPGQVVLLLDGLGCKSCNVLAVEKYVLLLAEINSLINAIVYSYRDNEMRSTFRRILCFLCYRNSKYTPTVVKLNTMDRRTLSQNGHFTVDSSI